Proteins encoded together in one Epinephelus moara isolate mb chromosome 2, YSFRI_EMoa_1.0, whole genome shotgun sequence window:
- the yap1 gene encoding transcriptional coactivator YAP1 — protein MDPSQHNPPAGHQIVHVRGDSETDLEALFNAVMNPKNTIVPPSVPMRMRKLPDSFFKPPEPKSHSRQASTDAGSGGALTPHHVRAHSSPASLQLGAVTGGSLAGMPPPGASPQHLRQSSYEIPDDMPLPPGWEMAKTASGQRYFLNHIDQTTTWQDPRKALLQMNQAAPASSVPVQQQNIMNPASGPLPEGWEQAITSEGEIYYINHKNKTTSWLDPRLDPRFALNQQRISQSAPVKQGQLPPGIMGSNNQMRLQQIEKERLRLKQQELLRQRPQELAIRNQLPTSMDQDGSTNPVSSPMAQDARTMTANSSDPFLNSGTYHSRDESTDSGLSMSSYSVPRTPDDFLNSVDEMDTGDPLPPSMATQPSRFPDYLDAIPGTDVDLGTLESESMAVEGEELMPSLQEALSSDILNDMETVLAATKIDKESFLTWL, from the exons ATGGATCCGAGCCAGCACAACCCTCCTGCCGGACACCAGATCGTCCATGTACGGGGCGACTCAGAGACCGACCTGGAGGCTCTTTTTAACGCCGTGATGAACCCGAAAAACACTATCGTGCCCCCTTCCGTACCCATGAGGATGAGGAAGCTGCCAGACTCCTTCTTCAAACCCCCTGAACCAAAGTCCCATTCCAGACAA GCCAGTACCGATGCTGGGAGCGGCGGAGCACTCACACCCCACCACGTCCGTGCACACTCATCCCCGGCCTCCCTGCAGTTAGGAGCTGTCACTGGTGGCTCTCTGGCCGGCATGCCCCCACCAGGTGCTTCCCCTCAACATCTCCGTCAGTCATCCTATGAGATTCCTGATGACATGCCCCTGCCACCAGGGTGGGAGATGGCCAAGACCGCCTCTGGCCAGAGATACTTCCTCAA CCACATTGATCAGACCACCACTTGGCAGGATCCTCGTAAGGCCCTGCTCCAGATGAACCAGGCTGCCCCGGCCAGTTCTGTGCCAGTCCAGCAACAGAACATTATGAATCCAGCCAGTG GTCCTCTCCCCGAGGGCTGGGAACAAGCTATTACATCAGAGGGAGAAATTTACTACATCAACCACAAGAACAAGACCACATCCTGGCTTGACCCACGACTTGACCCGCGCTTTG CCCTGAACCAGCAGAGGATCTCCCAGAGTGCTCCAGTGAAGCAGGGCCAGCTCCCTCCTGGAATCATGGGAAGTAACAACCAGATGAGACTGCAGCAGATTGAGAAGGAAAGACTGAGACTGAAGCAACAGGAGCTGCTTCGACAGAGACCACAG GAGCTCGCTATAAGAAATCAGCTGCCGACCAGTATGGATCAAGATGGCAGCACGAACCCTGTGTCCTCTCCAATGGCCCAGGATGCCCGGACCATGACCGCTAACAGCTCTGACCCATTCCTCAACAG CGGGACCTACCACTCCAGGGATGAGAGCACAGACAGCGGCTTGAGTATGAGCAGCTACAGTGTCCCCCGCACTCCAGATGACTTCCTTAACAGTGTGGATGAGATGGACACAG GGGACCCTCTTCCACCCTCCATGGCAACACAGCCCAGTCGTTTCCCCGACTACCTGGACGCCATCCCGGGAACAGACGTGGACCTGGGCACCCTTGAGAGCGAGAGCATGGCGGTGGAGGGCGAAGAGCTGATGCCCAGTCTCCAGGAGGCCCTGAGCTCTGACATCCTCAACGACATGGAGACAGTGCTGGCAGCTACCAAGATCGACAAGGAGAGCTTCCTCACATGGTTATAG